From the Hordeum vulgare subsp. vulgare chromosome 1H, MorexV3_pseudomolecules_assembly, whole genome shotgun sequence genome, the window ATATGTTCGCCTAACCAGCctcatcggacacttggagtcggcacgcTTTGCTAGAGGTCGCTACCCACTAGCTGAGTCGGATGTGAtctgactcgcgaccaagtgaacgagaacctaaggggtgtcgcgcttaagggaaggaacgcaTGGGATTTAGGATCCGTGCGAGGCCCAAGTGTTGAGCCTCCgtcggatgcctatatatagcgGAGATGCGGCACACTTAATCAGTTGATCTCTTTGACGCCGTCATTAAggctttgcatgtgttgcaactagccacctccactcgtcgGCGTTGACTGTTTGATCCGTACCTAGAAGTCCGTCGCATGGTGTTCTCCTGCATGCGCGGATACCGTTAGAGGCAATGCATTTGCGCCGCTCTGGCGAACCTGTACGATGGATCCTGCGACCGGCTGTTCGAGGGAGAGGATCTGATGATcggctgttcgagggagatcggacAAGGAGAAGACGGATCACGCGGACACTTGtcccaactctacttccgctgcactGCACTGCATGCCTAGTGGTAACGATTTGTGATCCACATCCGTAGCATGTTCTTGATTGTTCTGCACGTAGAAATTTTTTAATTTGCATGCGATGCACCTACGATAGAAGTCAACATCATCGGCGTGGTTCGCCCAGGCGACGGCGATGTCGTGTCCAGTGCTGACATGACACCGGTACTGCTGGATCATCTCTGGTGCCACGCGGAAAAGGAAGCCAACATCTTGCATGCTTCACGTGTTGCGTAGTGAAGCGTTCGTTCGCTTTAACTATGAGTGGGTAGGaacttttagattaagactgattGAACGGTGGGAAAGGAGGTTGGTGTTTTAACCAGTACATCCGACTGGCGCCTAGCGGCCGCCTAAACATTACTCCATTAAGTTGTGTTGACATTAATTACCAAAATTCACCTAAGTTTATCATGCACTTTCACATGTCCTTACCGGCGCACCACTCCCATCATCACGTCCCACTGCTACATCATTACACTTTTTttttgctttggtgatggatgagctCGCAAGGGGTAtaaaaggagatatcccatgataTATGCTCTTTACGGATGATGTGATGCAAGTCGATGATAGTCGGACAGAGGTAAATAGGAAGTTACAGCTATGAAGACAAACCTTGAAATCTGAAGATTTTAGACTTACTAGaactaagaccgagtacatgaagTGCGGTTTCAGTACTACTaggcatgaggaggaggagggggttagCCTTGATCGGAAGGTGGCGCCTCGGAAAGACGCCTTTTGATATTTGGGGTATGTGTTGTAGAAGTATGGGGATAttgatgaagatgtgaaccatgtAATCAAAGTCGGTTGTATGAAGTGGCGTCAAGCTTCTGTTATTCTGTACAAGAgaatgccacaaaagctaaaaggcaagttctacAAAACAACGGTTCGACCCGCAATCTTATATGGCACCAAGTGTTGGCCGATTAAAAGGCGACATGTTGAACAGTTAGATTTGGCGGAGGTGCGTATGTTGAGATGAATGTATGGCCATACAAGGAAGGACCGTgtccggaatgatgatatacgaatAGAGTTGGGGTAGCACATATTGGGGATGGTTTGAACATATTCAGCATGGACCTCCAAAAGTTGCAGTGCATAGCAGACGGCTAAATGAGTTTCAGGGCACAATCGACGGCTAAATGTGTTAATAATGCCAAAAGAGGTTCGGGTAGAGCGAACTTAACATGAGAGAAGTCTATAAAAAGATATGTGATGGATTAAAGTATCGCCAAAGAACTAGCATGAACAAGAATGTATGGAAGCTTGTTATTCATGTGACAGAAGCATGAATTGATCACGTGATCTTAtgagtttcacctctagcctactccaacttatttgggactaaaggctttattATTAAGACTAAAAGGGTGCATGAAAGCTTGTTATCCATGTGACAGACCCTACTTAGTTATCTTGTCGGTGAGCCAAATGTTTTATAAACCCTAAGCTATCGAGTCTTTATATGTTTTATAAACCATAAGCTACCAAGTCTTTGTATGTAAACTCCATACCCCACCAAAACCATGAGTTGATCATGTGATCTTAtgagtttcacctctagcctactccaacttatttgggactaaaggctttattGTTGGGACTAAAAGGGTGCGTGAAAGCTTGTTGTACATGTGACAGGCTCTACTTAATTATCTTACCGGTGAGCCATATGTTTTATAAACCCTAAGCTATCGAGTCTTTATATGTTTTATAAACCATAAGCTATCAAGTCTTTGTATGTAAACTCCGTATCCCACCCCATCCTCCTCCCAATAACCAAATTTGCAACCATCCTTGTCTACTCACTACTACTAGAACCTAGCCTGGCATACTACCCTTCATCCACAGTCAACCTCCTTTCCCTTCCTCTGTCGTTCGAGAGTGAAAAAAGAGGCGACCGGAGGACTCCAGATCTCGGGTCCGGCCTGACCCCGGATCTCCGTTGCCGACACTGTCGGTTGGGGTAGATATGGGGAAGGTGCTCGGAGCTTTGTTGTAGATAGTAGGTCTAGTTTAGTTGTTTCCTTAGTGAAGTTTGGCGAGGTGCcggagtcaggctttatgccgatGGAGATTGTGTCACCGACGCACCCGAGTCGCGTGCTTTGTTGGTAGTAGTGATGTGGTTTTTGCTACTAGTTACTAGCGTCGAACCGGCGTCTCCGCTAATAAGCTCGAGGTGTCCCTGCCTCTGGAAGAGgcatctcttcctcttcttggagccGGATGCCAccatggaggtggagaaggagctgAGGAGGGGCAGTGAGATGGTTCTTGCAGAAGGGGTTCGAGCACATCAGCAACAACTTCGATTCGGTGGAGCTACGACGCCGATCTTCGCGGACGAACTGCTGCTTCTTCAGGCCAAAAGGCGGTCATCTCTATTCCTCCTCGCCTAGATGCCATACAGGAGGCAGCTGTTGTGTTCGTTTGGAGGCCATGGTGAGTTGTGGCGACCATTGCAGTTCCGCCGTCCCAAGTGGTGCGTCCCCGTCGACGGCGTAACTCAATCCAAGAGGATGCAACATAGGACCCGATTGCTTTCTCATCCAAGAGGATGCAACATAGGACCCGATTGCTTTCTCATCTTTTAGCTTGGGGTCCTCTTCGTAAAAGACAAGGACTTGTTTGCTATATCATGTTTCTGTGGTGTCTTGATGTAAACTGCTCTGTAATCCTGACTTATGTTTAATGCAGTATCTAGGGCCTTCGGGGCCTTTTCTTGTTAAAAAAAAATTGCAACCATCAAAATCTCTTGATGGTTGGCACCTCCACTACTCGTGAAACTAGCTATTATGTTGTGTTGATCTGCCTGATTGGTACCCATAGGCCAGAAATACAACATAGTCATGAATATTTACCCTGTGGTTATGTTATGGGTACAAGTACAATTTTACACCCATGAGATCATGGGTATGGGCATAAAATTACTATACCCACACCATACTCTGCGCATTGCCATCGGCAGACAGTAGAGGTGCTGGATACAACTCTGGTCTAGTGTCTTGACCCAACCACATGAAGTTTTAACTCTGTTAATTGCACGACTTAAACTCGAGAAATCAATGCTACTGCATCCAAACGCATCGACATTTCTCAGAAAGACAAGATGTGCTAACCAGCCACATCCAAGAACGAGTGGCCTGTTCACACCTCCATCCAAACTATAATGTACACACTTGCATATTCTTCACTACTACTTCCTGCTAAACTAGAATCATATCACACTAGCATGCCAGGAACTAAACCCTGAATCGAGGTTCCCCACAACCAGACCTACAACTCTTGATCAACAAGGAGCGCGAGATCTAGAGGTGTTTCGTCAGTTGAGAACCAACTTCATAATCAGATCGTTCCAGGCGTCGATGGGCCCTGGCACGCACCAATGCAGGCAATCATTCTGAACCGACGAGCCATCCTCAAATGGATGGAACATCCTGTAAGGACCAGCATGGCCGTCAGGTCTCATGGACGAAATGCTGTAAGTGTCCAAGAGCTTCAGTTTCACCACATCCCTTGAACTATTGGCCGCCGTTACAGCCTTGTTGAACTCCTCCAGCTCAATCCCCCTCATCACATGCTCCATGTATTTCCCGCTgtactctcccttcttgtaaggcAATACCCTATTACAGGTTCCACCGCTGAACCACTCGCCATTCTCAAAGTGGTCAGGCGCCCAAGTTCTGAAGAGAACAACTGGCTTATGGTGTGCCGAGGAGATGAATCCAAGTACCTCTTGTAAAGTCCTGCGATACAGGTGCTCAAACCCAACTTCAGTTAGGTTCTTGTCCTGGCAATGATGACAGCCTAACACCTTACCATTCTCCCAGTAAACCGCAGTCTTGAGAAACCATTGTCCACCGGCAATCACAACATAGTCAAACCTCTCGTACTGACTTATCCAGGTTGGTTCAAGTATGTCAAGGTGAAGCTGGATCTCAGACGTGGACTCGCCATTCTCATTTTCAAAAACCTCTGATTTGACGAGGAAGGGAGCCCAAACGAGGGACACGGTGAAGTTGTATGATTGGAAGTGCCATCTCCTATTTTTGAATTCTTTATCGTGGTAGACCTCGACAGGTTCGTCAGCCTAAATAAGAAACAAGCAGGACCAATAATAAGGATAGTACACCAGTACCACTACAAATGCAAGGTATTTCTAAACAAAGATAAATGAACATACTTCTAAACGAAGATTTACATGCATAAACCTCACATCACAATCTACATACAAGATTCTCTTCAGATATTTTCAAAATTTCAGAAGCAATTCTTGCATTATAGAAACTGGCCAGGAGTGAACTGCCCTGGATACTAGTGGATACAATAGTTTAGGGGGGTATGTATCTTAATATAATTCAGTGTATGCTACTCCAATCGTATCTCATAATGAGGAGAAAAACATTTCCCTTTTAGGGCATCTAAACGTAAAAAAGAAAATACAGATACGAGCATGATGCAGTAAGTGTTAACACCAGCACTTCAGTATGAGAAAATTGATAATTAAAAGGAGCAATGTAATGTGGTATAATTTACCTTAGACAGAAGGCATATCAATGACTGAACTTGGTTACGAAGAATGGAGTCACCAATAAGGCCCCATGCTTTGTTCCTCATAGCACCTAGAAATCTAATTTCATCAAACGGTTGCAAATCACATTCATAAGGTTTCCACCTCCAGTGAAGATATCCAGTGTCTGATCtaccattcatcatgcaattttgGTGATCATCAATAAATCGACAACTTGAATTTGTATACGCTGGGCCAGAGGGATTTGGTAGCCATTCTCCATTGAAAAGATCACAGTTTCCTATGCAGGTAGTATCCATGTCAGATTCTGGAAATCAGAATACTGCGAAATAAGCAATTCAGCTTAAaacgttttttttcttctttcagaTTTCCAAGAGAGTAAATCCTTAGGTAAAAGACTAGTGAGGTGGATGCATCCAGGTAACAGAAACTGAGAACTGCTCCAGTGAGTCATTAATCTTGTCCATTTTGCGTCAAAACCTGACAACATGGCAATAGAAGGCACCTGGTACTGACTGCAAGCCACACTAGATTATGCTTGCTTttattttacaaaaaataaatacaaaatTCTACCCCTGATTGGATCTGAAGATGATCACTGCCAAATTCCTTATAGAAAGTTAGAAATAAAAGATTTGATCTGAAATTCACTAAAATTGCTCTTCCTGGAGACCACACGTGGAACTTGCCATACATCAGGACGCAAGGCCACATGCTCATCATGGCACAGCATCTTCATAGTGGCAAGGTTGTCTTGATGTCCTGGTGAAGGTCATCACCATGAAAGGTCATCGTCCATGCACTCATGAAGGTCACAAGCACCTTCATCCTTGCTACAGCATTCCGCACTTGCTCCGCTTTTTTTCACCAACATCAAGGTCATTTGCTTGCTGCGCTTGTTGTCTCCAACGGTCTAGCCAGAAGGAAATGCTACCAGCAATGTCCATTAACTCTTCTCTTGGACATCATGAGCTGCTGTAGTATGTTGTTGATTATGTGAAATTGTCGACAAGGATAAACACAGAGAGAGGCTAGAAAATAATTTTCCTTTTCCAAACTGAAGTTAGGCAGTCAAGCCGGTGTATTGTTTTGTggtttaacccccccccccctctgacACGCCTAATCTGGCGTATTCTTTTTGTGGCCTTTAATCTACCCGCTCCAATCTCTATCTCAAATATGTTCGAGAACTTGTTAAATAGGGTAAATAGACAACTTAAGGCTCTGATCCGGGTGGGGGTCTGTGCTTTATGTTCGGTATGTGGAACTGCTGCAGTGATATTATTTTTAATAAGAAAAATGTTTCCAATTTCCTTTTGTTACAGGATAAACATTGGACCCATATGTGGAATGTGGTTCTTATTGCACTGTGTGGAGGCACGGGTTTCACTGGACACTGGGTG encodes:
- the LOC123427799 gene encoding protein trichome birefringence-like 26; the protein is MGLGPRWSPWAAWPFSPRSRKGGGGGWGWGLGGLKAIGWIFFVGVSFRLLCSLSSSLSLPPETLEGNCDLFNGEWLPNPSGPAYTNSSCRFIDDHQNCMMNGRSDTGYLHWRWKPYECDLQPFDEIRFLGAMRNKAWGLIGDSILRNQVQSLICLLSKADEPVEVYHDKEFKNRRWHFQSYNFTVSLVWAPFLVKSEVFENENGESTSEIQLHLDILEPTWISQYERFDYVVIAGGQWFLKTAVYWENGKVLGCHHCQDKNLTEVGFEHLYRRTLQEVLGFISSAHHKPVVLFRTWAPDHFENGEWFSGGTCNRVLPYKKGEYSGKYMEHVMRGIELEEFNKAVTAANSSRDVVKLKLLDTYSISSMRPDGHAGPYRMFHPFEDGSSVQNDCLHWCVPGPIDAWNDLIMKLVLN